One genomic window of Mustela lutreola isolate mMusLut2 chromosome 14, mMusLut2.pri, whole genome shotgun sequence includes the following:
- the LOC131814960 gene encoding translationally-controlled tumor protein-like — MIIYWKFINHDEMFSNIYKIREIRDGLCVEMEEKMASRTEGTTDDLLISGNASAEGLEGEGAESTAIVVDIVMNHHLQETSFTEEAYKKYINDGLKSVKGKLEEEKPERINPFMTGAAELIKHVRTSFIND, encoded by the coding sequence ATGATCATCTACTGGAAATTCATCAACCATGATGAGATGTTCTCCAACATCTACAAGATTCGGGAGATCAGGGACGGACTGTGCGTGGAGATGGAGGAGAAGATGGCCAGCAGGACAGAGGGTACCACGGATGACTTGCTCATCAGTGGAAATGCCTCTGCCGAAGGCCTGGAGGGTGAAGGTGCTGAAAGCACAGCCATCGTTGTTGATATTGTCATGAACCATCACTTGCAGGAAACCAGCTTCACAGAAGAAGCCTACAAGAAGTACATCAATGATGGCCTGAAATCAGTCAAAGGCAAACTTGaagaagagaagccagaaagaaTAAATCCTTTTATGACAGGGGCTGCAGAATTAATCAAGCATGTCCGCACTAGTTTCATAAATGACTAA
- the PRDX6 gene encoding peroxiredoxin-6 — MPGGLLLGDEAPNFEANTTIGRIRFHDYLGDSWGILFSHPRDFTPVCTTELGRAAKLAPEFAKKNVKMIALSVDSVEDHLAWSKDINAYNGQEPTETLPFPIIDDKNRDLAILLGMLDPAEKDEKGMPVTARVVFIFGPDKKLKLSILYPATTGRNFDEILRVITSLQLTAEKRVATPVDWKDGDSVMVLPTIPEDEAKKIFPKGVFTKELPSGKKYLRYTPQP, encoded by the exons ATGCCCGGAGGTCTCCTTCTCGGGGACGAGGCTCCCAACTTCGAGGCCAATACTACCATCGGCCGCATCCGTTTCCACGACTATCTGGGAGACTC atGGGGCATTCTCTTCTCCCACCCCCGGGATTTTACCCCCGTGTGTACCACGGAGCTTGGCAGAGCTGCAAAGCTGGCACCAGAATTTGCCAAGAAGAACGTTAAGATGATTGCCCTTTCAGTAGACAGTGTTGAAGACCATCTTGCCTGGAGCAAG GATATCAATGCTTACAATGGTCAGGAGCCCACAGAAACATTACCTTTCCCCATCATTGATGATAAGAATCGGGACCTTGCCATCCTGTTAGGCATGCTGGATCCGGCGGAGAAGGACGAAAAGGGCATGCCTGTGACAGCACGCGTG GTATTTATTTTTGGTCCTGACAAGAAACTGAAGTTGTCCATCCTCTACCCAGCGACAACCGGCAGGAACTTTGATGAGATTCTCAGAGTAATTACCTCTCTCCAGCTAACGGCAGAAAAGAGGGTTGCCACTCCGGTTGATTGGAAG GACGGAGACAGTGTAATGGTTCTTCCAACCATTCCCGAAGATGAAGCCAAAAAAATCTTCCCTAAAGGAGTCTTCACCAAAGAGCTCCCCTCGGGCAAGAAGTACCTCCGCTACACACCCCAGCCGTAG